From the genome of Nocardia mangyaensis:
GGATGGTGACGATCCAGTCGAGCAGCGTGCGCTTGCCGATCGGGATCAGCGGCAGCAGCGCCACCCCGACGGCGATACCGAGCGACGGCAACGGACCGAGCCCGCACACCAGCGCGACGACCCCAGCGAGCAGGCCCGTGACCTGCGCGATGAGCAGCTGCGGCAGCGAAATCCGACCGAACAGCGGGCGCGGCCCCGCACCGGTGAAGTCGGCCATTCGTTCCTCCCCCAAGTACCCGTTTGTCGATCGACCGGTGGCCGAATGCGAGCAAGTGTTGCGGGGAACTGTACTGTGTTGCCCGGACGAGAGCACTGTTCGGGGGAGGAACCATGCCTTCAAAACCCACTACACGCTGGCAGGTCAGCGGCTACCGCTTCCTGGTGCGGCGGATGGAGCACGCCCTGGTGCGCCGGGACGTGCGCATGTTGCACGACCCGATGCGCGCCCAGAGCCGCGCCTACGTGGTCGGTCTCGTGCTCGGCATCGTCGTACTGGCCGGTTGTGGTGTCCTCGCGCTGCTCAAGCCGCAGGACAAGATCGGCGACAGCAAGATCCTGATCGCCAAGGAATCCGGCGGCGTCTACGTGGTACTCGACAATGTCGTGCACCCCGCGCTCAACCTCGCCTCGGCCCGGCTCGCGGCCGGTGAAGCGTCGAAGGCCGCCATTGTCAAGGAATCCGAGCTGAGCAAGAAGCCACGCGGCCAGCTCATCGGCATCCCCGGCGCCCCGTCCTCGCTGCTCTACGACAAGGACGGCAAGGGCAGACCATGGTCGGTGTGCGACCAGCTCAAGTCCGACGGCAGCACCGACCACACCACCTCGGTACTGGCCGGCTCGCCCGAACTCGGCACCAAGGCAACGAAGCTCGAGGGTGACCAGGCGCTGCTGGTACAGGGCAAGGACTCCGCGTACCTCGTCTACGACAACAAGCGTGCCAGGGTCAACATGGACGACCCCGCGGTGACCCAGGCACTCGGCATCATCGGCGAGACCCCGCGACCGATCAGCGAGGGGCTGCTCAACGCGATTCCCGAAGTGCTGCCGATCATCTCGCCGGTGATCGCGAACCCGGGTGGTGAGCCGT
Proteins encoded in this window:
- the eccB gene encoding type VII secretion protein EccB, producing MSIDRWPNASKCCGELYCVARTRALFGGGTMPSKPTTRWQVSGYRFLVRRMEHALVRRDVRMLHDPMRAQSRAYVVGLVLGIVVLAGCGVLALLKPQDKIGDSKILIAKESGGVYVVLDNVVHPALNLASARLAAGEASKAAIVKESELSKKPRGQLIGIPGAPSSLLYDKDGKGRPWSVCDQLKSDGSTDHTTSVLAGSPELGTKATKLEGDQALLVQGKDSAYLVYDNKRARVNMDDPAVTQALGIIGETPRPISEGLLNAIPEVLPIISPVIANPGGEPSYKVSGHRIGDIVQVFNEPNQNYVVLQDGLQSVSPLTAQIVRNSNDTTMQGTTIQATERVHGGVSNTLRVHSYPQQAPKLVTAKDQPVSCLTWRPIEGATDNDADGTARAELSLLTGISLPLPDDAKLVQLAQADQSGPNVDSAYIPPATGAFVQATGIEPDSRRKDSMFYVADTGVRFGIRNAEAVKALGLEGISAEPAPWPIVGLLAGGPSLGREDAMVAHDGVAPDPSPAKQLVATAN